TTTGGGTTTTCTTTTGCCAGCTGGTTGGCTTTTTCGATTGCCCCTTTCATCCCTTTTGCGCCTTCTGTCAAAACCAGTTCCGCACCCAGTGCCTTTAATAAATTACGGCGTTCGATGCTCATGGTTTCTGGCATGGTTAAAATCAGGCGCAATCCTTTTTCAGCACAGATAAACGCCAGTCCTACGCCAGTGTTTCCGCTGGTTGGCTCAATAATCAGGGTATCTTTTTGAATGAGGCCTTTTTTTTGCGCGTCATCAATCATATATTTCGCAACACGGTCTTTTGCGGAACCCAATGGATTAAAATATTCCAGTTTTGCAATAATTTCCGCTTTTAACTGATGCTTTTCGCAGTAATGTTGCAATCGCACCATTGGCGTATTGCCAATTAAATCAGAAAGATGATTGTGAATATTCGCCATAGGGAATTCCTCCAGTTTTAATAGGATTTCATTTGTTTCCATCATAGCATTGGCTTAGGGAAAAGTCAAGCAGAAAAGGTTTGAGTTTTCCAGCGTTTTGTGGTTTAATAAGAGTAAAGTATTTTATAAGATAAAGGAGCGTTGCTATGCTGATCAAAAATGCTGTGCTTGAAACAGTCGAACATGGCAGGATTCCGCGTGGATTTCTTCAGATAGAATCAGGTAAAATTGTTGCGATGGGAAACATGGAGGATTGTCCAAAACTAGATGGCTTGGATTATTCCGGCTATACCCTCTATCCAGGTTTTATTGATTGCCATTGCCATTTAGGTATGTGGGAGGACTCCCTGGGATTTGAAGGGGAGGATGGAAATGAGGATACCGACCCAATTACCCCTCAATTGGATGCGTTGGACGCTATTAACCCAATGGATAGCTGCTTTCAGGAGGCAGTATCTGCAGGGGTTACAACAGTAGTAACCGGCCCTGGTAGTGCCAACCCCATTGGAGGGCATTGGATTGCCTTGAAAACAGTGGGCCGCAGAGTAGATACTATGGTGGTAAAACGGAATATTGGAATGAAGTTTGCTTTGGGGGAAAACCCAAAAGCAACCTACAATGACAAAAATCAAACCCCTGTTACTCGTATGGCGACAGCGGCGTTGATTCGGGAGCAGTTGCAGAAGGCAAAGCGGTATCAGATGGATTGCCAGCGGGCTTTAGAAGATGAGGAACTAGATCAACCAGAATATGACGCCAAATGCGAGGCACTGTTGCCAGTACTAGAACGAAAAGAAAAGGCGTTTTTTCATGCTCATCGGGCGGATGACATTTTTACTGCCATCCGTTTGATTCGGGAATATCAATTGGATGGTGTTTTAGTCCATGGTACGGATGGCCATTTAATTGCGGACTTGTTGGAAGAAGAACATCTTCCAGTGATTACAGGCCCGATGATAACTGACCGTTCTAAGCCAGAGCTGAGAAACCAGAAAATTCAAAATCCAGCCATTTTAGCAAAATATCAGATACCAACCGCCATATGTACCGACCATCCAGAGGTTCCTATCCAATATCTTCCTTTGAGTTGTGGGATTGCCATAAAGGGAGGATTGTCCAGAGAAAAAGCATTGCAGGCAATTACCATAGAACCCGCCCGAATTTGTGGACTGGAACAAAGATTGGGTTCTCTACAGGTAGGAAAAGACGCGGATATTGTGGTTTATCCAAACGATACAGATCCATTTTCGGTTTATTCTAGCCCATTTCAAGTGATGATTGATGGAAAGTTTGTTTATGAGGAGACGAAATAGCAATGAGAGAGATAGATGTAAAGGAATTAACTTCCTGTATTAAACAATTGTGTATTAAGGCAAATAAAGAACTGCCTTGCAGTGTTAAAAAAGCAATTTCCAAAGCGAGAGAACAGGAATGCAGCGAAATATGTAAAAGCGTTTTAGGGGATTTGGAAGAGAATATCCAAGCTGCAAAAGAATTGGATGTACCTGTCTGCCAGGATACTGGAATGGCAGTAGTATTTTTGGAAATTGGCCAGGATGTTCATTTTATCGGCGGAGATTTCAATGAAGCGGTAAACGAAGGAGTACGCCAGGGATATCTGGAAGGGTTGCTGCGTTTATCCGTCGTAGCGGATCCAATCCGTCGCGGTAATACCAATGATAATACGCCTGCTATTC
This is a stretch of genomic DNA from Clostridium facile. It encodes these proteins:
- a CDS encoding amidohydrolase, which produces MLIKNAVLETVEHGRIPRGFLQIESGKIVAMGNMEDCPKLDGLDYSGYTLYPGFIDCHCHLGMWEDSLGFEGEDGNEDTDPITPQLDALDAINPMDSCFQEAVSAGVTTVVTGPGSANPIGGHWIALKTVGRRVDTMVVKRNIGMKFALGENPKATYNDKNQTPVTRMATAALIREQLQKAKRYQMDCQRALEDEELDQPEYDAKCEALLPVLERKEKAFFHAHRADDIFTAIRLIREYQLDGVLVHGTDGHLIADLLEEEHLPVITGPMITDRSKPELRNQKIQNPAILAKYQIPTAICTDHPEVPIQYLPLSCGIAIKGGLSREKALQAITIEPARICGLEQRLGSLQVGKDADIVVYPNDTDPFSVYSSPFQVMIDGKFVYEETK